Genomic DNA from Ilyobacter polytropus DSM 2926:
GAACCTCCTCCTACAAATACTAATTCTTCTACTATACTAGAAGATCTTTCTCTAAAGTAGTACTCATAAGAAAGTCTTATCTGACTCTCCAGCTCTTTAAATGCCTCTGTCAGTTCATCCATCATAGATTTTTCAGAAACCTCCAATATCTCCTGGTCTTGCTCATGGAGTTCCAACTCTATTATTTTTTCCTCAGCTTTTTCAAAGTTTATTCCCTTATAATTTTTTATAATATCTGTAAACTCATTTCCTCCCATGAGAATAAATCTGTAAAAATTCATAACGCTGTTATTCAAAGCGTATATCTTTGTAGATTCATGCCCTACATCCACTACCATTCTGTAACTATTGACATTTTCTTCTCTATCTTCATTTGATTCTATTCTCTCTAAAAGCATAAATATAGAAACGAAATCAGGAACTATTCTCAATACTTTTACCCTCAGACTCTCCAAGAAATTGAGAAGATAGTCTATCTCCTCTCTTTTTATAGTTACACAGAGAACCTCTTCACTGTATTCGTCTAGATTGATGGTGATTTTTTCTGTTAGATACTCATACTCTGAATATCCAGGTATCATCTCTTCCATTTCTTCTGAAATGAATTCATCTCGGTTTTCCATATTCTCCTGGCCGATTCTTATAAATTTCACCTGGAATTTCTGACTAGGTAAGGATAGTGAAACTCCATGACCCTTGAACCCAAGTCTTTCTATCATCACAGACAAAATTTCATTTATCTGTGTTTCTTTATCCTCATTTTGATTAAATTTTTCTACCAGCACATCTCCCACTATGCCGCCTTTTACACTTAAAGCTTTTATTCCCCGGCTACCTATGTCTATACTTCCTCTAGACTTTTCTTTGATTAGATTATCCAACCTTTCTCTCGCCCTCATAAACTTCTCTTTCATGCTTCCCCCTCCTCTATACCTTTTTACATCTTCTCTATGATCAATTCCTCTATAACCTCTCCACTGTCTGCATAAAGACCTTCAAAATCTAGATTTGTATCACCATCTGAATCACTAAACTTTATTATAGCCTTATGCACTGCCTTCATTTTAAAGTATGCAGTTCCTATAGCAGTGCCTGTGGCACTAGTACCTCCGTCAATACGTATTCTCTTCACATAAGTAGCCCTTACAAGCCATGAAGAGCCGTAATCTGTACCTATAGCAGAGCTTAGGACATCTTTTATTTTTGATGTCGTAACCCCATGTGTATATATCGCTACAGGATCCCCGTCGTCACCACTGCCTAAGACTCCGTCCGTATCTTTAACCAACTCAAGCGTCTCCAACCTGTAACCACCTACAGTCATTGCCTCCCTAGAGTCATCATCCCATTTCCCGTCATAAACCCACAACCTGTTTATCTTGTCATCATCTTCCTGCTGCCATTTTCTGTAGGCCAAAACAGGATCGCTCGAAACTGTTTTATTGAATGTGTCTATTGCAATGTATGGATAGTATTTATTAGCCGTAGTACCTAGTCTATAATCCCAGTTAGATGCAAAATAATTTATATAACTTCCAAGTCTTATCCCTAAATAATAGTATCCTGATTTAGGTGTTGAGCCGTTAACATAATTCATGGTATCCACCGAAGACATTGAACTTACTGCCATCGTGCTTACAGCAGGATACACATCCTTATCATCCCCCCTGTCATGAAGGGAGTAGTCATAAACTTTACCTTTTCTCACAAACTGCTCTGATACATAGGCATCATAGTATGCTATAGAAGATCCCATGTCTACATCATTTGAAACTTCTTCCCCTATAACCTTAAGATAAGCTCTCTCTCCTTTTTTCCCTCCCAGATAGAATACAGCAAGGGATATCGCCGTAAAGAAGGACAAAAGCAGTACTGCCAGCACTATTGCCGAACCTTTCTTCTTCATAGCCCCCTCCTAAAAATTATCTGACATATCTATATTTATTCTGGTTACTGCCGCATCTCTTATTTTATCCAAAATATCTCTTTTTCCCTCTATACTCTCACCAGTCATCCTGTCTATATCAAGGTCTAGGTATATAAGAACTACCCCTTCCTTGTATTCAAAATATTCATGGTCATCTGTTCCGTCTCCGTCATAATCCAGATCATCTATATAATCTATAAGAACTGTTTTGGATTCGCTTTCCGATGATATATACGAGTTCTCTCCTGGATTGGTTACATACACCAGACTCCTGTCATTGATACCGTCTCCGTCACTGTCAGTAGAGCTGTCTTCTATAATCCTAAAGGCGATATAGTTTTCATCAGGGTCATTGTCTTCATTCGGAACTAGAAGTTTAAGCTCTGACACTATTTCATCATATATACCAGTATAGGCAGTCAAAACCTGTACAGCCTCTGCATTTGTCCCAGATGAATCTACAACGTAGTTGTCGTCAATTCTAGAGGCCCTAACCTTACGTTTTATTATTTCCAAAATCTTACCAAACTCATAATCGATCCTGTTCTGAAGATTTATCCTGTCATAAACCATACCGTAGTTTTTCACCATGGGAGACATCATGAGCATGACTATGGCAAGTATTGCCACTGCCACTATACTCTCTATTACGCTGAGTCCTTTTTTCAACAGGATCACCTCCATTCCTCTATAGGTGAGATTACAAACTGCATCTCCACATCTTTATCGAAGACCCCGTCTGTATTTTGTGTATATTCAAAAATAACCTTTCCAAATATAAACTTGTCCCGGGTCAAACTGTCGCTCCCATTTGTTTCA
This window encodes:
- the pilM gene encoding pilus assembly protein PilM, whose amino-acid sequence is MKEKFMRARERLDNLIKEKSRGSIDIGSRGIKALSVKGGIVGDVLVEKFNQNEDKETQINEILSVMIERLGFKGHGVSLSLPSQKFQVKFIRIGQENMENRDEFISEEMEEMIPGYSEYEYLTEKITINLDEYSEEVLCVTIKREEIDYLLNFLESLRVKVLRIVPDFVSIFMLLERIESNEDREENVNSYRMVVDVGHESTKIYALNNSVMNFYRFILMGGNEFTDIIKNYKGINFEKAEEKIIELELHEQDQEILEVSEKSMMDELTEAFKELESQIRLSYEYYFRERSSSIVEELVFVGGGSLLRGLRDYVKKSLELEVMPFELDSITSKEENRSKLEPYQFEEIAVLLGNVMDEVV